TTACGCCTTTACCGAACAGGGAGTAGCCATGCTTTCCAGCGTTCTTCGAAGCGATAGAGCCGTTGCGGTCAATATTGAAATCATGAGAACGTTCGTTCGTCTGCGCCGCCTGCTTGGCGCCCACGAAGACTTGGCGCGGAAAATGGAAGCCATGGAAAAGAAATACGACTCCCAATTCAAGATCGTCTTCGACGCGATCCGCGAACTCATGAAGCCGCCCGAAAAGCCCAAACGCCCAATCGGTTTCCATACGAAGGAGTAAATACAATGATAAAATACGCCATTATTATAGAAAAATCGTCTAACGGCTTCGGAGCCTACGCGCCCGACCTCCCGGGTTGCGCAGCCGTCGGCGATACTCT
This portion of the Candidatus Omnitrophota bacterium genome encodes:
- a CDS encoding ORF6N domain-containing protein, with translation MKPDNPIIIVERIEKRIFMIRGHKVMLSIDLAELYEVEPRILIQSVKRNDSRFPEDFMFQLSKDEWENLKSQFVTSSWGGMRRALPYAFTEQGVAMLSSVLRSDRAVAVNIEIMRTFVRLRRLLGAHEDLARKMEAMEKKYDSQFKIVFDAIRELMKPPEKPKRPIGFHTKE